In Macadamia integrifolia cultivar HAES 741 chromosome 13, SCU_Mint_v3, whole genome shotgun sequence, one DNA window encodes the following:
- the LOC122059856 gene encoding uncharacterized acetyltransferase At3g50280-like, with translation TLRHISRCSIKPEFVSEESKAQPFYLNPSDLAMVNSHYIQKGLLFPKPPSINTFIDYLKVSLSLTLVHFLPLTGHLVTNKQDEQDPPSYSISIDCKTIPGVDFVHAVADVTMADFLSPNNDVPQIVQSFFLLDKSLNHDGHSLPLLAVQVTELLDGIFIACSFNHVVGDGTSYWHFFKQWADICRMVKTVNHEHISRPPVLNRWFLDGHGPIISLPFSHSDGFVDKCLPVSMGLKDKFFHFSPQSIAKLKAKANAESTTTSGSTISSFQALFALIWRSVTRARRHLPNHQKTTCRMAINNRSRLNPPLSPNYFGNCIQAVITSATVGELLSHGIGWAAWLLDEAVNDHSDSKVRRKVEEWLKSPYQFGNFFDPYGIMMESSPRFTMYGCDFGWGQAEAVRSGFANKFDGKVSSYPGRHEEGSVDLEMRLPPETMSALEFDPEFMDAVSLSHHHQLH, from the coding sequence ACCCTTCGCCATATCTCAAGGTGTTCTATCAAACCAGAGTTCgtttcagaagaatcaaagGCGCAACCTTTCTACTTGAACCCATCTGATCTTGCCATGGTTAACTCACACTACATCCAGAAGGGTCTTCTCTTTCCCAAACCTCCTTCCATTAATACCTTCATCGACTACCTTAAGGTTTCCCTTTCCCTCACCCTCGTCCATTTCCTCCCCTTAACCGGCCACCTCGTCACGAACAAACAAGACGAACAAGACCCACCTTCTTACTCAATTTCTATTGATTGTAAAACCATCCCAGGAGTCGATTTTGTCCACGCTGTTGCAGACGTGACCATGGCAGATTTCCTCTCCCCCAATAACGACGTTCCACAAATTGTTCAATCCTTCTTTCTGCTAGACAAATCTCTCAACCACGATGGGCATAGCTTGCCTTTGCTGGCTGTGCAGGTTACAGAGTTATTGGATGGAATCTTCATCGCTTGCTCTTTCAACCATGTCGTCGGTGATGGTACCTCTTATTGGCATTTCTTCAAACAATGGGCCGACATATGCAGGATGGTCAAGACCGTAAACCATGAACATATCTCTCGCCCACCAGTCCTTAATCGCTGGTTCCTCGATGGTCACGGCCCCATAATCAGTTTACCTTTCTCTCACAGTGATGGGTTTGTTGACAAGTGCCTGCCAGTATCCATGGGGCTCAAAGATAAGTTCTTCCATTTCTCACCACAATCCATTGCGAAGCTCAAAGCTAAGGCCAACGCTGAGTCTACCACCACCAGCGGCAGCACCATATCCTCCTTCCAGGCCTTATTTGCACTTATCTGGCGATCTGTGACACGAGCACGCCGTCATCTACCCAACCACCAGAAAACGACTTGCAGGATGGCCATCAATAATAGATCAAGATTGAACCCACCATTATCCCCAAACTACTTTGGAAACTGTATTCAGGCAGTGATCACAAGCGCCACCGTCGGAGAATTACTCAGCCATGGGATTGGATGGGCAGCTTGGCTATTGGATGAAGCTGTGAATGACCATTCTGACAGTAAGGTTAGAAGGAAGGTAGAGGAGTGGTTGAAAAGTCCTTACCAGTTTGGCAATTTCTTTGATCCTTATGGTATCATGATGGAAAGCTCACCCAGATTCACTATGTATGGGTGTGACTTTGGGTGGGGACAAGCAGAGGCTGTTCGAAGTGGGTTTGCAAACAAGTTTGATGGGAAGGTTTCTTCATATCCAGGGCGCCATGAAGAAGGAAGTGTGGACTTAGAGATGAGACTTCCACCTGAGACCATGAGTGCCCTTGAGTTCGACCCTGAATTTATGGATGCGGTGTCGCTGTCCCACCACCATCAATTGCATTAA